The Chitinophaga parva genome has a window encoding:
- a CDS encoding putative LPS assembly protein LptD → MGHPVFHALHPSAVYASPDTVPARKPVKAAAKAIALNNDTTHKPGTDSSKKAADSAHAAPQDSIPAGFVTEESQRNVDTVHVKLSKDSLDAPVNYKARDSIVLVVPEKKFYLYGNANTKYKDVDLTADKMDYAQGTGVMHAMPSKDTAGKLVGRPVMVNGGQTFDSDTLLYNIGSQKALIYNTRSQYGEGFIASQVTKKAPDNTIFGFKNGYTTCNLDTPHFAFRARKIKVIPNKLVISGPANLEIMGIPTPLYIPFAIFPLSTGQRSGLLPPQYTTNVQKGLGLENGGYYIGLGDNFDMTLRGSVFSYGSWALTAAPTYRVRYRYSGGMTLSFSNTRFGDPAVKQDFSTSRDFHVTWNHTMDSKARPGTTFGASVNFGTSSYNKYNVTDYNTRVNNNIGSSITFSKSWQGKPYNLSLGLTHSQNLQTRDMTVSFPNAAFTVNTIYPFQPKEVVGTPKWYYKIGVGYTGNLQNSVSIKDSLFGKQQMWDAMQTGFQHNVPISLSLPVMKGFTLSPGISFSDRWYTKEIIRTWNPGEYNPARDTLGKIDTTYRQGFFQSPDVSASISLTTALYGMYQFHHSKVHAIRHVLRPTLGMSYRPDLNKKYFYDLRYGNRPEEVQRVSYFDGSNVGAPSSGASGAINFGIDNNLEMKVYSKKDTSALHEKKVKLLDGFGINGSYNLLADSQKLSNFSLYARTNLFDKLNITAAGTLDPYVYDAHGLRTNRYVWQDGALSLGHLTSASIALSTSLTSQSKKAKEKEKQLQDLAEQQNTDAAALAQKQQATAMRTNPADYVDFDIPWKVDISYSLSYNKSFSLATGQGVTTFTQAVTLNGDFSLTPKWKLGAQSSINLNNFQPQYSNLYVSRDLHCWQMSINVVPYGFLRSFSITIQPKAGILRDLRVNRAKSFYDQ, encoded by the coding sequence ATGGGGCACCCGGTGTTCCATGCCCTTCACCCCAGCGCCGTGTATGCGTCGCCAGACACAGTGCCTGCCAGAAAGCCCGTGAAAGCCGCTGCCAAGGCCATTGCCCTTAATAACGACACAACGCACAAACCTGGTACAGACAGCAGTAAAAAAGCTGCAGACAGTGCCCATGCCGCACCACAGGACTCTATTCCTGCGGGGTTTGTGACCGAAGAAAGCCAGCGCAACGTGGACACGGTGCATGTGAAATTGTCCAAGGACAGCCTGGATGCGCCTGTAAATTATAAGGCCCGCGACTCCATCGTGCTGGTGGTGCCGGAGAAAAAATTCTACCTGTACGGTAATGCCAATACGAAATACAAGGACGTAGACCTTACGGCCGATAAGATGGACTATGCCCAGGGCACCGGCGTGATGCATGCCATGCCATCCAAGGACACCGCCGGCAAGCTGGTAGGCCGCCCGGTGATGGTGAACGGGGGACAGACCTTTGATTCTGATACCCTGCTGTATAATATCGGATCGCAAAAGGCATTGATCTATAACACCCGCTCCCAGTATGGAGAAGGCTTCATAGCCAGCCAGGTGACCAAAAAGGCGCCGGACAATACCATTTTCGGTTTCAAGAACGGCTACACCACCTGTAACCTGGATACGCCCCACTTTGCCTTCCGTGCCCGCAAGATCAAGGTGATCCCCAACAAACTGGTGATCTCCGGCCCGGCAAACCTGGAGATCATGGGCATTCCCACACCACTTTATATTCCTTTCGCTATTTTCCCGCTGTCCACCGGCCAGCGTTCCGGCCTGCTGCCCCCGCAGTACACCACGAACGTGCAGAAGGGCCTGGGCCTGGAGAATGGTGGTTATTATATAGGCCTGGGGGATAATTTTGACATGACCCTGCGCGGCAGCGTGTTCTCCTACGGTAGCTGGGCACTCACGGCCGCCCCCACCTACCGCGTACGGTACCGGTACAGTGGCGGCATGACGCTGAGTTTTTCCAATACCCGCTTTGGCGACCCGGCGGTGAAGCAGGACTTCAGTACCTCGCGCGACTTCCACGTGACCTGGAACCACACCATGGACAGTAAAGCCCGCCCTGGTACTACGTTTGGGGCCAGTGTGAACTTTGGTACCTCTTCTTATAACAAGTACAACGTAACGGATTACAACACGCGTGTAAACAATAACATTGGCTCGTCCATCACATTTTCCAAGAGCTGGCAGGGCAAGCCTTACAACCTGTCACTGGGCCTTACGCACTCCCAGAACCTGCAGACCCGTGACATGACCGTGTCTTTCCCGAACGCCGCTTTTACGGTGAACACCATTTATCCTTTCCAGCCGAAAGAGGTGGTAGGCACGCCAAAGTGGTATTATAAAATAGGGGTGGGCTACACCGGTAACCTGCAGAACAGTGTGTCTATCAAGGACTCCCTGTTTGGCAAGCAGCAGATGTGGGATGCTATGCAGACCGGCTTCCAGCACAATGTGCCCATCAGCCTCTCGCTGCCGGTGATGAAGGGCTTTACCCTGAGCCCTGGTATCAGTTTCTCTGACCGCTGGTACACCAAAGAGATCATCCGCACCTGGAACCCTGGTGAATACAATCCCGCGCGTGACACCCTGGGTAAGATAGATACCACCTACCGCCAGGGCTTCTTCCAGTCGCCGGACGTGAGTGCCAGTATCTCACTTACCACGGCACTGTACGGGATGTACCAGTTCCATCATTCTAAAGTGCATGCCATCCGCCACGTGCTGCGCCCCACCCTCGGGATGTCTTACCGGCCAGACCTCAATAAGAAATACTTCTATGACCTGCGCTATGGCAACCGGCCGGAGGAGGTGCAAAGGGTCTCTTATTTTGACGGGTCCAATGTGGGAGCGCCTTCTTCGGGCGCCTCAGGGGCTATTAACTTTGGGATAGATAATAACCTGGAGATGAAGGTGTATTCGAAAAAGGACACCTCGGCCCTGCATGAAAAGAAAGTGAAACTGCTGGATGGTTTTGGGATCAATGGATCTTATAACCTGCTGGCGGATTCGCAGAAGCTGTCGAACTTCAGCCTGTATGCGCGTACCAACCTGTTTGATAAGCTCAATATCACCGCGGCGGGTACACTGGACCCATATGTGTATGATGCGCATGGATTGCGTACCAACCGTTACGTATGGCAGGATGGTGCCCTGAGCCTGGGCCACCTGACCAGTGCGTCTATTGCGCTCAGCACTTCTCTTACTTCCCAATCCAAGAAGGCGAAGGAAAAAGAGAAGCAACTGCAGGACCTGGCGGAGCAGCAGAACACCGATGCGGCCGCGCTGGCGCAAAAACAGCAAGCGACGGCCATGCGTACCAACCCGGCTGATTATGTGGATTTTGACATTCCCTGGAAAGTGGATATTTCGTATAGCTTGTCGTACAACAAATCATTTTCCCTGGCCACCGGGCAGGGCGTGACCACCTTTACGCAGGCGGTGACGCTCAACGGTGATTTCAGCCTTACGCCCAAGTGGAAACTGGGAGCGCAAAGCTCCATTAACCTGAACAACTTCCAGCCTCAATATTCCAACCTGTATGTATCGCGCGACCTGCACTGCTGGCAGATGTCTATCAACGTGGTGCCATACGGTTTCTTACGCTCCTTCAGCATTACCATCCAGCCCAAGGCCGGCATCCTGCGCGATCTGCGTGTGAACAGGGCTAAGAGCTTTTATGACCAGTGA
- a CDS encoding lysophospholipid acyltransferase family protein: MNGVRKILGRLYAFYFLLYFVVLMLILLIPLYCCWLFREPTRTRGFITLGRIWMFLFMPLVGCPIRRRGTEHFQPGQTYVIACNHNSFADILVATSMTPGINKTLAKKSMGSIPIFGPIYRLGAILVDRQDEESRRQSYIKMKTTLDLGIHMLLYPEGTRNRTTEPLKPFYDGAFSLAIDSQVPIVPAILFNTRKIIPAGGFYAEPHKVTFDFLPPIDTKGMTRDDIPALKEKVFNIMRDHYVKGPQ; the protein is encoded by the coding sequence ATGAATGGAGTAAGAAAAATACTGGGCCGGCTCTACGCTTTTTATTTCCTGCTGTATTTTGTAGTGCTGATGCTCATCCTGCTTATCCCGCTTTACTGCTGCTGGCTTTTCAGGGAACCCACCCGCACACGCGGCTTCATCACCCTGGGCCGCATCTGGATGTTCCTTTTCATGCCCCTGGTAGGCTGCCCCATCCGCCGTCGCGGCACGGAGCATTTCCAGCCGGGACAAACCTACGTGATCGCCTGTAACCACAACTCTTTTGCAGACATCCTGGTGGCCACCTCCATGACACCGGGCATCAACAAAACCCTTGCAAAAAAGTCCATGGGCAGCATTCCCATATTTGGCCCCATTTACCGCCTGGGCGCCATCTTGGTAGACCGCCAGGATGAAGAAAGCCGCCGGCAAAGCTATATTAAAATGAAGACCACCCTGGACCTCGGCATCCACATGCTTCTCTACCCCGAGGGCACACGCAACCGGACCACGGAGCCGCTGAAACCGTTCTACGACGGGGCTTTCTCCCTGGCTATCGATAGCCAGGTACCCATCGTGCCTGCCATCCTTTTTAACACCCGCAAGATCATTCCCGCAGGTGGTTTTTATGCCGAACCGCACAAGGTCACCTTCGACTTCCTGCCTCCCATCGATACCAAAGGCATGACCCGCGACGATATACCGGCTCTCAAGGAAAAAGTCTTCAACATCATGCGCGATCACTACGTAAAAGGCCCTCAATAA
- the ung gene encoding uracil-DNA glycosylase yields MDVKDVKIAESWKQPLREEFQKAYFDEIVMFLKAERLTGKTIYPPGPLIFNAFDKTPFNDVRVVILGQDPYHGPGQAHGLCFSVQDGVKPPPSLVNIYKELNKDLGIPIPDTGNLTPWAENGVLLLNAFLTVRANEPASHSKIGWENFTDAVIRKVSQQKENVVFMLWGKFAQDKQVLIDETKHLVLKAAHPSPFSADKGFFGCRHFSKANEYLVRNNREPVNWKL; encoded by the coding sequence ATGGATGTTAAAGACGTTAAAATTGCCGAAAGCTGGAAACAGCCGCTCCGGGAAGAATTTCAGAAAGCCTATTTTGATGAAATCGTAATGTTCCTCAAGGCAGAACGCCTTACGGGAAAGACCATCTACCCACCTGGTCCCCTCATCTTCAATGCATTTGATAAAACACCTTTTAACGACGTGCGCGTAGTCATCCTCGGGCAGGATCCTTACCATGGCCCCGGGCAGGCCCACGGCCTCTGCTTTTCTGTACAGGATGGCGTAAAACCGCCCCCCTCCCTCGTAAATATCTACAAAGAATTAAATAAAGACCTCGGCATACCCATCCCTGATACCGGCAATCTTACGCCCTGGGCGGAGAACGGCGTGCTGCTGCTCAATGCTTTCCTCACCGTGCGCGCTAATGAACCTGCTTCGCACAGTAAAATTGGCTGGGAAAACTTTACCGATGCCGTGATCCGCAAAGTGTCCCAGCAGAAAGAGAACGTGGTGTTCATGCTCTGGGGCAAGTTTGCCCAGGACAAACAGGTGCTCATTGATGAAACCAAACACCTGGTGCTCAAAGCCGCGCACCCCTCCCCTTTCAGCGCAGACAAAGGCTTCTTTGGCTGCAGGCATTTTTCAAAAGCCAATGAGTATCTTGTACGTAACAACCGTGAACCCGTAAACTGGAAATTATAA
- a CDS encoding glycoside hydrolase family 2 TIM barrel-domain containing protein: MQFHVSALLAGLLGLSLYSAPVQAQRTVRSINTDWQFHHGELHSLADTAGWERVSLPHTWNVADVTDDMPGYYRGPGWYKKILYVPASWKGRHVQLRFEGVGQTAAVYVNGKPAGSHVGGYTAFVVPLDDLLLQGDSLTANEILVRADNSYNDDIPPLSADFTFYGGIYRDVFLETAGATHFALNDYAGPGIYIHIPQVSATEAQVAVSGSIAGAGAGLRVRMQVTDADGNIVAQQETKLKKGDTSFRIAIPVIKTPHLWSPEDPYLYQVTASLLPEKGREVLDAVSQPLGLRWFSFDAEKGFFLNGKAVKLVGASRHQDYPGLGNALPDAQGVRDMELLKAMGANFVRIAHYPQDPAVLAACDRLGLLASVETPEVNRVTESAAFAQNSQHMQVEMIRQNFNHPSIIIWGYMNEVMLVPRYDNGSAARKAYNATVYAQARALDSITRKEDPSRYTLLPCHGDFDRYHSIGLTKIPQLLGWNLYQGWYGGDFSGLDAFLDRHHKDLPGVPLLLTEYGADADERLRSFAPVRFDKTVDYAVAYHKHYLKAVMDRPFVAAAMIWTLVDFNSEGRTESTPHINSKGLADTERKPKDVYYYYQSHLLQTPFVKIASRGWDVRAGVALGDTALYCKQPVEIYSNQPEVTVLLNGRMLQTVAPVNGVAKVEVPFVNGLNELEASSGAACRDVVNIQFHLVPADLRSVVLPFTSLHVNLGDARYFTANGVAWLPEQPYHPGSWGYVGGKVYKMERSQVPYGSGKDILGTDLDPLYQTQRVGLDTFRLDVPDGMYAVTLHFCELLSDRERQQLVYNLNGGAEETAGKAHRRAFDVLVNGSVVLEGIGNGNELVPERAFSTKVMVAVHGGQGIVVTFRALAGEDVLNALEVEKI, from the coding sequence ATGCAATTTCACGTTTCCGCTCTCCTGGCCGGCCTCCTGGGCCTGTCACTTTACAGCGCGCCGGTGCAGGCGCAGCGTACCGTTCGCAGCATTAACACAGACTGGCAGTTTCACCACGGTGAGCTGCATTCCCTGGCCGACACGGCAGGCTGGGAGCGGGTTTCCCTGCCCCACACCTGGAACGTCGCGGATGTAACGGATGATATGCCAGGCTATTACCGCGGGCCGGGGTGGTATAAGAAAATCCTGTATGTACCTGCATCCTGGAAGGGGCGTCATGTGCAGCTGCGCTTTGAAGGCGTAGGGCAAACGGCTGCCGTGTATGTGAATGGAAAACCCGCGGGTAGTCACGTGGGCGGCTATACGGCATTTGTGGTGCCGCTGGATGACCTGCTGCTGCAGGGAGATAGCCTTACGGCCAATGAGATCCTGGTGAGGGCGGATAACAGCTATAATGATGATATACCGCCGCTTTCCGCGGATTTTACTTTTTATGGGGGTATTTACCGTGATGTATTTTTAGAGACGGCAGGCGCCACACATTTTGCGTTGAATGACTATGCCGGCCCGGGGATTTATATACATATCCCGCAGGTTTCTGCCACGGAGGCCCAGGTAGCAGTGAGCGGCAGCATAGCCGGTGCCGGCGCGGGTTTGCGTGTGCGCATGCAGGTTACAGATGCCGATGGCAATATTGTAGCACAGCAGGAAACAAAATTGAAAAAAGGAGACACCAGTTTTCGTATAGCCATCCCTGTTATAAAGACACCACATTTATGGAGCCCGGAAGATCCTTACCTGTACCAGGTTACCGCCAGCCTGCTGCCGGAAAAGGGCCGTGAGGTGCTGGATGCCGTAAGCCAGCCATTGGGCCTGCGCTGGTTTTCTTTTGATGCGGAGAAGGGCTTTTTCCTGAATGGCAAAGCCGTGAAACTGGTGGGCGCCAGCCGGCACCAGGACTATCCCGGCCTGGGCAATGCACTGCCGGACGCACAGGGCGTCAGGGATATGGAGCTGCTGAAAGCTATGGGGGCCAATTTTGTGCGCATTGCCCATTATCCACAAGACCCAGCCGTGCTGGCCGCCTGCGACCGTTTAGGACTGCTGGCCAGCGTGGAAACGCCGGAAGTGAACCGGGTTACGGAATCCGCTGCATTTGCACAGAACAGCCAGCATATGCAGGTGGAAATGATCCGGCAAAACTTTAATCATCCCAGCATCATCATCTGGGGGTATATGAACGAGGTGATGCTGGTACCACGCTATGATAATGGCAGTGCGGCGCGTAAGGCTTATAACGCCACGGTGTATGCACAGGCCAGGGCATTAGATTCCATCACCCGGAAAGAGGATCCCTCGCGCTACACCCTGTTACCCTGTCATGGAGATTTTGACAGATACCATTCCATTGGTCTTACCAAAATACCGCAGCTATTGGGCTGGAACCTGTACCAGGGCTGGTATGGGGGCGATTTCTCCGGCCTGGATGCCTTCCTGGACCGGCATCATAAAGACCTGCCGGGCGTGCCCTTGTTGCTCACGGAATACGGAGCGGATGCGGATGAGCGCCTGCGCTCCTTTGCCCCGGTAAGATTTGATAAAACGGTGGATTATGCAGTTGCATATCACAAACACTACCTGAAAGCCGTGATGGACCGGCCTTTTGTAGCTGCCGCCATGATCTGGACGCTGGTGGACTTTAATTCCGAAGGCCGCACAGAATCTACCCCGCATATTAACAGCAAGGGCCTTGCAGATACGGAACGCAAACCGAAGGATGTGTATTATTATTACCAGTCGCACCTGTTGCAAACGCCTTTTGTAAAGATCGCCTCACGCGGATGGGATGTGCGTGCAGGCGTGGCTTTGGGTGATACGGCGTTGTATTGCAAACAGCCGGTGGAGATCTATAGCAACCAGCCGGAGGTTACCGTGCTATTGAACGGCCGCATGTTGCAGACGGTGGCGCCGGTAAATGGAGTGGCTAAAGTAGAGGTGCCTTTTGTGAATGGCCTCAATGAGCTGGAAGCAAGCAGTGGTGCGGCTTGCCGGGATGTGGTGAATATACAGTTCCACCTGGTGCCGGCTGACTTGCGGAGTGTTGTATTGCCTTTTACGTCACTGCACGTGAACCTGGGGGATGCACGTTACTTTACTGCCAATGGCGTGGCGTGGCTGCCGGAGCAGCCTTACCACCCGGGGAGCTGGGGATATGTGGGCGGCAAGGTGTATAAGATGGAACGCAGCCAGGTCCCGTACGGGAGTGGTAAAGATATTTTGGGGACGGACCTGGACCCGCTGTATCAGACCCAGCGTGTGGGGCTGGATACCTTCCGCCTGGATGTGCCGGATGGGATGTACGCGGTGACCCTGCATTTTTGTGAGTTGCTTTCTGACCGGGAGCGGCAGCAGCTGGTCTATAACCTGAATGGAGGCGCGGAGGAAACGGCCGGGAAGGCCCACCGGCGGGCGTTTGATGTACTGGTGAATGGTAGTGTGGTGCTGGAGGGGATTGGGAATGGCAATGAGCTGGTGCCGGAAAGGGCGTTTTCCACAAAAGTGATGGTGGCGGTGCACGGGGGCCAGGGAATTGTTGTAACTTTTCGTGCGTTAGCGGGAGAGGATGTGCTGAATGCCCTGGAGGTGGAGAAAATTTAG
- a CDS encoding tyrosine-type recombinase/integrase, with protein sequence MAIVKVIVKKHRKKNDGSFPIAIYVYEKKVQYVYTGYSIQEHQFKDGRVVKHTDAAIMNAAIEEKRREVLECIVPGVGYVEGGSAKTSNNLTQYIRHRAEQFKKQQQVETFFRYRNVANQMTEYFKRDVYFHEISLDWINDFVLYCKSQGNSHNTAMHKIKSLRTLYNQAAKEGLCSLPNPFNLIVLKMKKPEINRLTPEQIAGIERLPLERGSYIDLVRDAFLFSFYAQGMRFENVCTLTWPQIKDDDFKYQMNKGGAWRYINIHPKMRAIFYKLPRNGPYVFPFIKEVITGPADLRSKKGSVNTSVNSFLKIIGDMVKIPFPLKFHMARHSFAFQAKKKNVSTDVLKDALGHSNVIITERYLDRLADDDINSSVSVVWD encoded by the coding sequence ATGGCAATTGTAAAAGTCATTGTAAAAAAACACCGGAAAAAGAATGATGGTAGTTTTCCTATAGCTATTTACGTATATGAAAAAAAGGTACAGTATGTGTACACTGGATATAGTATTCAGGAGCATCAATTCAAGGATGGAAGGGTAGTAAAACACACAGATGCTGCTATCATGAACGCTGCAATTGAGGAAAAAAGGAGAGAGGTACTGGAATGCATTGTGCCTGGAGTAGGATACGTAGAAGGCGGTTCCGCAAAAACGTCAAACAACCTCACTCAGTATATCCGACATAGGGCCGAACAGTTTAAAAAGCAACAACAAGTAGAAACATTTTTCCGGTATCGGAATGTCGCTAATCAGATGACAGAATATTTCAAGCGAGATGTTTATTTCCATGAAATATCCCTAGATTGGATAAATGACTTTGTGTTGTACTGTAAATCACAAGGCAATTCACACAACACCGCAATGCACAAAATAAAATCACTTCGCACGCTATATAACCAGGCGGCTAAAGAAGGATTATGTTCTCTACCAAATCCATTTAATCTCATAGTGCTAAAGATGAAAAAGCCAGAGATTAACCGGTTAACACCGGAGCAAATAGCTGGCATTGAGCGGTTACCGTTGGAACGGGGGAGTTACATTGACCTTGTGCGGGATGCTTTTCTGTTTTCGTTTTATGCTCAAGGGATGAGATTTGAAAATGTGTGCACTTTAACCTGGCCACAAATTAAAGACGATGACTTCAAGTACCAAATGAATAAAGGAGGGGCTTGGAGGTACATCAATATTCATCCTAAAATGAGGGCAATATTTTATAAGTTGCCAAGGAATGGCCCGTATGTGTTCCCGTTTATTAAAGAAGTAATTACAGGGCCTGCCGATCTTCGGTCAAAGAAAGGGAGTGTAAACACCTCAGTAAACTCATTCCTTAAAATAATTGGTGACATGGTCAAAATTCCATTCCCTCTGAAATTTCACATGGCACGTCATAGCTTCGCGTTCCAGGCGAAAAAAAAGAACGTCTCCACCGACGTTCTTAAAGATGCCTTAGGGCATTCAAATGTAATCATCACAGAAAGATACCTAGACCGACTTGCGGATGACGATATAAATTCATCCGTATCTGTAGTTTGGGACTAA
- a CDS encoding helix-turn-helix domain-containing protein: MQIAFSPQEVADMWGVHYNTVVKAIKERRLTATKFEGAWRITQVALDAYIQKRTIKAKG; the protein is encoded by the coding sequence ATGCAAATAGCTTTTTCGCCGCAAGAGGTGGCTGATATGTGGGGAGTGCACTACAACACGGTAGTGAAGGCGATAAAGGAACGCAGGCTCACTGCAACAAAATTTGAAGGCGCCTGGCGCATCACTCAAGTTGCGCTAGACGCCTATATTCAGAAAAGAACTATTAAGGCAAAGGGTTAG
- a CDS encoding helix-turn-helix domain-containing protein produces MKLSEVLKSARKEKGLRLRQVQETTGISNTYISQLENGKNNSPSAEVLYKLCLLYGLDVNSTFKIASEQ; encoded by the coding sequence ATGAAGCTATCAGAAGTATTAAAGAGTGCCCGTAAAGAAAAAGGGTTGCGGCTAAGGCAGGTCCAAGAGACAACAGGAATATCAAATACTTATATATCACAGCTTGAAAACGGAAAAAATAATAGCCCATCAGCAGAAGTACTTTATAAGCTCTGTTTATTATATGGGCTTGATGTCAATAGCACATTTAAAATAGCATCTGAACAATGA
- a CDS encoding MazG-like family protein encodes MKTGILESLHEVNEKRSIEAFGFPLADWSEMEWCCAIAGEAGEQINFVKKQRRDEVDLREEIGKEMADVIIYIDLLAARMGIDLPEAIRQKFNEVSGKKGVDIKI; translated from the coding sequence ATGAAAACTGGAATTTTAGAATCACTTCACGAAGTGAATGAAAAAAGGAGCATTGAAGCCTTTGGCTTCCCCCTTGCCGACTGGTCGGAAATGGAATGGTGCTGTGCGATCGCCGGAGAGGCGGGAGAGCAGATCAACTTCGTTAAAAAACAGCGGAGGGACGAAGTTGATCTGCGTGAGGAAATAGGCAAGGAAATGGCGGATGTGATCATTTACATAGACCTACTGGCTGCCCGTATGGGAATTGACTTACCGGAAGCTATACGACAGAAGTTTAATGAGGTGTCCGGCAAAAAAGGTGTTGATATTAAAATTTAA